Proteins encoded by one window of Acuticoccus sp. MNP-M23:
- a CDS encoding TRAP transporter small permease: MRQLAGNASLVLNRVVEAVVVILMALLVLDVWVGVMDRYIFHWQLNWPEILARYLMIWMAFLAISCGIARREHIGLSILIDRLPVPLRRGALILCDILAIGLFLYVLWYGIGFASSGLNRRSMIFGMSMAPAFAAVPAAAALSVLQLALCMVRDGGRQAMVAQGSEV; this comes from the coding sequence ATGAGACAGCTCGCAGGCAACGCAAGTCTTGTCCTCAACCGTGTCGTGGAAGCGGTGGTGGTCATTTTGATGGCGCTTCTGGTCCTCGACGTCTGGGTTGGCGTCATGGACCGCTACATCTTCCACTGGCAGCTCAACTGGCCCGAAATTCTGGCCCGCTACCTGATGATCTGGATGGCGTTCCTCGCAATTTCGTGCGGCATCGCCCGGCGCGAGCACATCGGCCTTTCGATCCTGATCGACCGGCTGCCGGTTCCGCTCCGGCGCGGCGCTCTGATCCTGTGCGACATCCTCGCCATCGGGCTCTTTCTCTATGTGCTGTGGTACGGCATCGGCTTTGCCTCAAGCGGTCTCAACCGGCGGTCGATGATCTTCGGCATGTCGATGGCGCCCGCCTTTGCCGCGGTGCCGGCGGCTGCGGCGCTCTCGGTGCTGCAACTGGCGCTGTGCATGGTGCGCGACGGTGGCCGGCAGGCCATGGTCGCCCAGGGCTCGGAGGTCTGA
- a CDS encoding TRAP transporter large permease codes for MIVGAIFLVLLLIGMPIGFTIGLAGLAGLVSMGGERFLALGVSKLFFGLDNFPFLAMPFFILAGEIMNHIGITQQLMRFAHVLVGHFRGGLAHANMIASVFFAGLTGAATADAAAFGKTLVPAMVEQGYKRDYACAVTAAGSIIGPTIPPSGLMVVYGSLLGVSIGGLFAAGILPGLAICAVCMAIIALGAKRNGLPKPEKRASLRTMAKTFGTSIAALFMPVIILGGILGGIVTPTEAASVAVAYALFLGVAVYRNMGFGDLYVMLLSTARITGIIFVIIAFASMLGWWMSFERVPQAIATAVFAISENRYVVILLIVAVLLLVGMVMDITAILIILAPVLVPLASQIGLEPIHSGIIFVLALNISLMTPPVGACLFVLSSVTGEKMEAIAARLWPFLLAEVGVLLVFAYWEGLALLVPRLLGFA; via the coding sequence ATGATCGTCGGTGCAATCTTCCTCGTCCTCCTTCTGATCGGGATGCCGATCGGCTTCACCATCGGCCTTGCGGGGCTGGCTGGCCTCGTCTCCATGGGCGGCGAGCGCTTCCTCGCCCTCGGTGTCTCCAAGCTCTTCTTCGGGCTCGACAATTTCCCCTTCCTCGCCATGCCATTCTTCATTCTGGCGGGCGAAATCATGAACCACATCGGCATCACGCAGCAGCTGATGCGGTTCGCCCATGTGCTGGTCGGCCATTTCCGCGGCGGCCTTGCCCACGCCAACATGATCGCCTCGGTGTTCTTCGCCGGCCTCACCGGCGCCGCAACAGCCGACGCTGCGGCGTTCGGCAAGACGCTGGTGCCCGCCATGGTCGAGCAGGGTTACAAGCGCGACTATGCCTGTGCCGTGACCGCCGCGGGCTCCATCATCGGCCCCACCATTCCGCCCTCCGGCCTGATGGTGGTCTACGGATCGCTGCTGGGTGTTTCCATCGGCGGGCTCTTCGCGGCAGGCATCCTGCCCGGCCTCGCGATCTGCGCGGTCTGCATGGCCATCATCGCGCTCGGCGCCAAGCGCAACGGCCTGCCGAAACCCGAAAAGCGCGCCTCGCTGCGCACCATGGCAAAGACCTTCGGCACCTCGATCGCCGCGCTCTTCATGCCGGTCATCATTCTTGGCGGCATTCTGGGCGGCATCGTCACGCCGACGGAGGCGGCCTCGGTTGCCGTCGCCTACGCGCTGTTCCTGGGCGTCGCGGTCTATCGCAACATGGGCTTTGGCGACCTCTACGTGATGCTCCTGTCCACCGCACGCATCACCGGCATCATCTTCGTCATCATCGCGTTTGCCTCCATGCTCGGCTGGTGGATGAGCTTCGAGCGGGTGCCGCAGGCCATCGCAACGGCGGTGTTCGCGATCTCCGAGAACCGCTACGTCGTCATCTTGCTGATCGTCGCGGTGCTGCTCCTCGTCGGGATGGTGATGGACATCACCGCGATCCTCATCATCCTGGCGCCAGTGCTGGTCCCGCTCGCCAGCCAGATCGGCCTGGAGCCGATCCACTCGGGGATCATCTTCGTCCTCGCCCTCAACATCTCGCTGATGACGCCCCCGGTCGGGGCCTGCCTCTTCGTTCTCTCGTCGGTCACCGGCGAGAAGATGGAGGCGATCGCCGCCAGGCTCTGGCCGTTCCTGCTCGCCGAAGTCGGCGTGCTTCTGGTGTTCGCCTACTGGGAGGGCCTTGCCCTTCTGGTGCCCCGCCTCCTCGGCTTCGCCTGA
- a CDS encoding DctP family TRAP transporter solute-binding subunit — MTSTLPRILASATALALVLASAPAAFAQTTQIRISHDNNPDPYDNPAHACAAVLETIIEADTNGEIDVEVYPNASIGTATEQVQMVRDGITEISLSSTGAMAPYYENIDVLNLPFAFADNGATYEVFDGKFGAALAADMEEKLGDVKVLGFPDTGGFFAVTNSKHSIADLKDFGDIRLRTMTVPSHQAIMNALGAEAYPLAWGEVYSALQTGVIDGQMNPIPIISFSNFSEVQGYLTLTNHLFSPYTLLMNKAAYDGLTDDQKNVLQYAAQACVSASRGLSRIIEASDRGLSGLSEKMEITALTPDQREAMRAAALPAFDEHIQSALGEDGQALVAMFKEEVAKANASQFMSGE, encoded by the coding sequence ATGACCTCGACCCTTCCCAGAATTCTCGCCAGCGCCACTGCGCTCGCCCTGGTCCTCGCCTCCGCGCCCGCCGCCTTCGCGCAGACCACGCAGATCCGCATCTCCCACGACAACAACCCGGACCCTTACGACAACCCCGCCCACGCCTGCGCAGCCGTTCTCGAAACCATCATCGAGGCCGACACCAACGGCGAGATCGACGTCGAGGTTTATCCCAACGCCTCCATCGGCACCGCCACCGAGCAGGTCCAGATGGTGCGCGACGGGATCACCGAGATCAGCCTGTCGTCCACCGGCGCGATGGCGCCCTATTACGAGAACATCGACGTTCTGAACCTCCCGTTCGCGTTCGCCGACAACGGCGCCACCTACGAGGTGTTCGACGGCAAGTTCGGCGCGGCGCTGGCTGCCGACATGGAAGAGAAGCTCGGCGACGTGAAGGTGCTCGGCTTCCCCGACACCGGCGGCTTCTTTGCGGTGACCAACTCCAAGCACTCGATCGCCGACCTGAAGGATTTCGGCGACATCCGCCTGCGCACGATGACCGTGCCGTCGCACCAGGCGATCATGAACGCGCTTGGCGCCGAAGCCTATCCGCTGGCCTGGGGCGAGGTCTATTCCGCGCTGCAGACGGGTGTGATCGACGGGCAGATGAACCCGATCCCGATCATCTCCTTCTCCAACTTCAGCGAAGTGCAGGGCTACCTGACGCTGACCAACCACCTCTTCTCGCCCTACACGCTGCTGATGAACAAGGCCGCCTATGACGGGCTGACCGACGATCAGAAGAACGTCCTCCAGTACGCCGCGCAGGCGTGCGTCTCCGCGTCGCGCGGGCTGTCGCGCATCATCGAGGCGTCGGACCGCGGTCTGTCCGGCCTGTCGGAAAAGATGGAGATCACGGCGCTGACGCCCGACCAGCGCGAAGCGATGCGCGCCGCGGCGCTCCCGGCATTCGACGAGCACATCCAGTCCGCGCTCGGCGAAGACGGGCAGGCGCTGGTTGCCATGTTCAAGGAAGAAGTCGCCAAGGCCAACGCCTCGCAGTTCATGTCCGGCGAGTAA
- a CDS encoding N-carbamoyl-D-amino-acid hydrolase, producing the protein MPRTLTVAAAQLGPIARDEPRSSAVARMVALMEHAHGRGAELVVFPELALTSFFPRWFMPDQSEIDTWFEREMPSADTAPLFEAAARLGVAFHLGYAEIDGANRFNTAILVGPTGEILSKYRKVHLPGHREDEPWRPFQHLEKRYFARGDLGFPVVDALGGHVGMCICNDRRWPETWRLMGLQSAELVCLGYNTPQHYPNAPQHDRLQDFHNHLSMQAGAYQNGTYVVAAAKAGLEEGAELIGGSCIIAPTGEIVALAATRADEVVVADIDFDRCREIRTNIFDFAQHRQPDLYTALAEPAPAPAK; encoded by the coding sequence ATGCCAAGAACGCTCACCGTCGCCGCCGCGCAGCTTGGCCCCATCGCGAGGGACGAGCCGCGATCATCCGCCGTCGCGCGCATGGTTGCTCTGATGGAGCACGCGCACGGCCGCGGGGCAGAGCTGGTGGTGTTTCCGGAGCTGGCCCTCACCAGCTTCTTCCCGCGCTGGTTCATGCCCGACCAGAGCGAGATCGACACATGGTTCGAGCGCGAGATGCCCTCCGCGGACACCGCACCACTGTTCGAAGCCGCGGCCCGGCTCGGCGTCGCCTTCCACCTCGGCTATGCGGAGATTGACGGCGCGAACCGCTTCAACACCGCAATCCTTGTCGGCCCCACCGGCGAGATCCTTTCCAAATACCGCAAGGTCCACCTGCCGGGGCACCGCGAGGACGAACCCTGGCGCCCGTTCCAGCACCTCGAAAAGCGCTATTTTGCGCGCGGTGATCTGGGCTTTCCGGTGGTGGATGCGCTCGGCGGACACGTTGGCATGTGCATCTGCAACGACCGGCGCTGGCCGGAAACATGGCGCCTCATGGGGCTGCAGAGCGCCGAGCTTGTCTGCCTTGGCTACAACACGCCGCAGCATTACCCCAACGCCCCCCAGCACGACCGCCTGCAGGATTTCCACAACCACCTGTCGATGCAGGCCGGCGCCTACCAGAACGGCACCTATGTGGTCGCCGCCGCAAAGGCGGGGCTTGAGGAGGGTGCCGAGCTGATCGGCGGGTCATGCATCATCGCGCCCACGGGCGAGATTGTCGCCCTTGCCGCAACGCGCGCCGACGAGGTTGTGGTTGCCGACATCGACTTCGACCGCTGCCGCGAGATCCGCACCAACATCTTCGACTTTGCCCAGCACCGGCAGCCGGACCTTTACACCGCGCTGGCCGAACCGGCACCTGCCCCCGCGAAATAG
- a CDS encoding sensor domain-containing diguanylate cyclase translates to MNLAVEGFLKGPDRLIVTVSETVASAQSIEQLTRPLLELLQHVTGLESTYLTQVDLPTRTQRVLFSRNTRSMEIPEGISVPWGNALCKRAMDEECILVADAGERWRDSEYVQSLGLETYASTPILLGDGSLFGTLCAASSEKREFTDDTVAVLSLFSTLISQHIQRERLLERLQKANAALEAYSFYDALTGLPNRRFVINEMRRLSALAVHTGKKLLVAFIDLDDFKSINDRYGHQAGDALLTEIGQRLSDAPGTPDLVGRLGGDEFVVVVLADADAEDGGSKTDEVYDQLASLLCGHYDVPDGASEFCGASVGVFEAEPGSMSPESMLRRADELMYADKKSRRSKRSEAERADHSAS, encoded by the coding sequence ATGAACCTTGCAGTGGAAGGGTTTCTCAAAGGACCAGACAGGCTGATTGTCACGGTTTCGGAGACCGTCGCATCGGCGCAGTCCATTGAGCAGCTGACGCGGCCACTCCTCGAGTTGTTGCAGCACGTCACGGGCCTGGAGAGCACCTACCTCACACAGGTCGATCTCCCGACCCGCACCCAGCGCGTGCTGTTCTCCCGCAACACAAGGTCGATGGAAATTCCGGAGGGAATTTCCGTGCCGTGGGGCAATGCGCTTTGCAAGCGGGCCATGGACGAAGAATGCATTCTGGTCGCCGATGCGGGTGAACGCTGGCGCGATTCGGAATACGTGCAGTCGCTCGGTCTGGAAACCTACGCCAGCACGCCGATCCTGCTGGGTGACGGCTCGCTGTTCGGCACCCTGTGCGCCGCCAGTTCGGAAAAACGAGAGTTTACTGATGACACCGTGGCGGTCCTCAGCCTCTTCTCCACGCTGATCTCGCAGCACATCCAGCGCGAACGATTGCTGGAGCGCCTGCAGAAGGCCAACGCGGCCCTGGAGGCCTATTCGTTCTACGACGCCCTCACCGGCCTGCCGAACCGCCGTTTCGTCATCAACGAGATGCGCCGGCTTTCGGCGCTGGCCGTCCACACCGGCAAGAAGCTCCTCGTCGCGTTCATCGACCTCGACGATTTCAAGTCGATCAACGACCGTTACGGCCATCAGGCAGGCGATGCACTCCTTACCGAAATCGGCCAGAGGCTGAGCGACGCTCCGGGCACGCCGGACCTCGTCGGGCGCCTCGGCGGTGACGAGTTTGTGGTTGTCGTTCTGGCAGATGCTGACGCTGAAGACGGCGGTTCGAAAACCGATGAAGTCTACGATCAGCTGGCGTCGCTCTTGTGCGGTCACTACGACGTGCCGGATGGCGCCAGCGAATTTTGCGGTGCGAGCGTCGGTGTGTTCGAGGCGGAGCCGGGGTCGATGTCACCCGAAAGCATGCTGCGGCGCGCCGATGAACTGATGTATGCCGACAAGAAATCCCGGCGCAGCAAACGCTCCGAGGCAGAGAGAGCCGACCACTCGGCCAGCTGA
- a CDS encoding LysR family transcriptional regulator gives MPDLNYHHLRYFRAVAREGNLTRTAKLLNVSQSALSVQIRQLEQRLGHPLFERSGRQLSLTEAGRLALDHADAIFATGEQLVAALRHADYVRPTVRIGALATLSRNFVLGAVRPLLGTGVDVVLRSGTAEELLGRLEGLSLDLIMLNQPPGDEAGKDLISHRLAEQEASLIGALAFVSEAGSLADRLSSQPLIVPTMQSGIRVGFDALVARLGITPRIAVEADDMAMVRLLAREGAGLAVIPPIVVKDEIAAGSLVEVCRLPGIVETFYAVTKPRRFQHPAIETLLENAGGDVAPGAPAAAGRDTEVASPGP, from the coding sequence ATGCCGGATCTGAACTATCATCATCTGCGCTATTTCCGGGCCGTGGCGCGCGAGGGAAACCTGACGCGCACGGCAAAGCTGCTGAATGTGTCCCAGTCGGCCCTGTCGGTGCAGATCCGCCAGCTGGAACAGCGGCTTGGCCACCCGCTCTTCGAGCGCAGCGGCCGGCAGCTCTCGCTCACCGAAGCAGGCCGCCTTGCGCTCGACCATGCCGACGCCATCTTCGCCACCGGCGAGCAGCTGGTCGCAGCGCTGCGCCATGCGGACTATGTGCGGCCCACGGTGCGGATCGGCGCGCTGGCAACGCTGTCGCGCAACTTCGTGCTTGGCGCCGTGCGGCCCTTGCTGGGAACGGGCGTCGATGTTGTCCTGCGTTCAGGCACCGCCGAAGAGTTGCTGGGCAGGCTGGAAGGGCTCAGCCTCGACCTCATCATGCTGAATCAGCCGCCCGGGGACGAAGCCGGCAAAGACCTGATCTCGCACCGGCTTGCCGAGCAGGAGGCCAGCCTGATCGGTGCGCTGGCGTTTGTATCGGAGGCGGGATCGCTGGCGGACCGCCTGTCGTCGCAGCCGCTCATCGTGCCGACGATGCAAAGCGGCATCCGCGTCGGGTTCGATGCACTCGTGGCGCGGCTCGGGATCACGCCGCGCATTGCCGTGGAGGCCGATGACATGGCGATGGTGCGCCTGCTGGCCCGCGAGGGCGCCGGGCTTGCCGTGATTCCGCCCATTGTGGTGAAGGATGAAATTGCAGCGGGCTCGCTGGTGGAAGTCTGCCGGTTGCCCGGCATCGTCGAGACATTCTACGCCGTCACCAAGCCGCGCCGGTTCCAGCACCCCGCCATCGAAACGTTGCTGGAGAACGCCGGGGGCGACGTAGCGCCAGGCGCCCCGGCCGCGGCCGGAAGGGACACGGAGGTTGCTTCACCGGGTCCGTGA
- a CDS encoding proton-conducting transporter membrane subunit, with amino-acid sequence MLNILPLAGPLVLLLASFVAFAGPAMRPRRTLITAEYAAIASIAVAAASAVLLVVAGPGTSPRLGGATLSLASRLDAISVIMLLLVSAIGWVVVRFSSTYLDGEHGQGRFTGWLCLTLSAILLFVQAGTLTQLALAWVAASLCLRQLLLFYRQRQGARRAARKEFIVSRLSDIALIGASVILIFRFGTDDIESILSAVSAEPASSGVLAAAGLLAAAALLKSAQFPFHGWLSEVMETPTPVSALLHAGVINAGGFLLIRMAEIMLAAPIALALLVMLGGFTALFGGLVMLTQPAAKTSLAWSTVAQMGFMILQCGLALFPLALLHIVAHSLYKAHALLTAGSAVQNIARIRRPGPIAIPGGRSVLVAFAFALIIYALVAAGFNVVEKSPQAIALGAILIFGVAYLLAQGLADAAPWALTWRTSLYSVGATVAYFTLQRAAEWLTGDALPATPAPGPLEWALLILALFSFGMVALAQALLPLWSNHPAAAPLRIHLANGLYANAITDRMLGSWSHSTLEKRTAG; translated from the coding sequence ATGCTCAACATCCTTCCTCTGGCCGGTCCGCTGGTTCTGCTTCTTGCTTCGTTCGTGGCCTTCGCTGGCCCGGCCATGCGCCCGCGGCGCACGCTCATCACCGCCGAATATGCCGCAATTGCGAGCATTGCCGTTGCGGCAGCATCTGCCGTGCTGCTGGTGGTCGCCGGCCCCGGCACGTCACCTCGTCTTGGTGGCGCCACCCTATCGCTGGCAAGCCGGCTGGATGCCATCAGCGTCATCATGCTGCTGCTGGTCTCGGCCATCGGCTGGGTGGTCGTTCGTTTTTCGTCAACCTACCTCGACGGGGAGCACGGGCAGGGCCGCTTTACCGGCTGGCTGTGCCTCACCCTCAGCGCGATCCTCCTGTTCGTGCAGGCGGGCACGCTCACCCAGCTGGCGTTGGCGTGGGTGGCCGCGAGCCTGTGCCTGCGCCAGCTGCTGCTGTTTTATCGGCAACGGCAGGGGGCCCGGCGTGCGGCGCGCAAGGAGTTCATCGTCTCGCGGCTCAGCGACATTGCGCTGATCGGGGCCTCCGTCATCCTCATCTTTCGGTTCGGTACCGACGATATCGAGAGCATTCTGTCCGCCGTCAGCGCAGAGCCCGCCTCGTCCGGGGTTCTTGCTGCCGCCGGGCTCCTTGCTGCGGCCGCCCTCCTGAAATCCGCGCAATTCCCGTTCCACGGCTGGCTCAGCGAAGTGATGGAAACACCGACGCCGGTGTCGGCGCTCCTCCACGCCGGGGTCATCAACGCTGGCGGCTTTCTCCTCATCCGCATGGCCGAAATCATGCTGGCTGCGCCGATCGCACTGGCGCTTCTGGTGATGCTGGGGGGCTTCACGGCCCTGTTCGGCGGGCTGGTGATGCTGACGCAGCCCGCGGCCAAGACCTCGCTTGCATGGTCCACCGTGGCGCAGATGGGGTTCATGATCCTTCAGTGCGGGCTGGCGCTGTTCCCTCTCGCGCTGCTGCACATCGTGGCGCACTCGCTCTACAAGGCGCACGCGCTCCTCACGGCTGGCAGCGCGGTGCAGAACATCGCGCGGATCCGGCGGCCCGGCCCCATCGCCATCCCCGGCGGCCGCTCCGTGCTGGTCGCATTCGCCTTCGCGCTCATCATCTACGCGCTGGTCGCCGCAGGGTTCAACGTCGTCGAGAAGTCGCCGCAGGCCATCGCGCTCGGTGCCATCCTCATCTTCGGCGTCGCCTACCTCCTGGCGCAGGGCCTCGCGGATGCCGCGCCATGGGCGCTGACGTGGCGCACCTCGCTCTACTCGGTGGGCGCAACGGTGGCCTACTTCACCCTCCAGCGCGCCGCCGAATGGCTGACAGGGGACGCCCTGCCCGCCACTCCCGCGCCGGGACCGCTGGAATGGGCGCTTCTGATCCTCGCCCTGTTCTCGTTCGGCATGGTCGCCCTGGCGCAGGCACTTCTGCCCTTGTGGTCGAACCATCCGGCCGCCGCACCCCTGCGCATTCACCTTGCCAACGGCCTTTACGCCAACGCCATCACCGACCGGATGCTCGGCTCATGGTCCCACAGCACCCTTGAAAAACGGACGGCCGGATGA